In Oscillospiraceae bacterium, the genomic window CAAAAGGGCCGTAAAAACCTTCGTTTTTACGGCCTTATTTTACATTTTCGGTTTTTACACTCAGAGGGAGAGTTATCTCCCCCTGAGTGTTTTATGGAATAAAGAGTTTCTTTAATAAAGTGATTTTATTTCGCATTTATAGGCAAGCTTGGTAAATTCGGCGTAAATACCGTTATAGCCTGCAAATTGTATTTCAATGGATATAAACTCGGCAATATTTCACTGTAAAGCCAATCAAGATTTATAGGATATTCCCCGATATCAAACTGACTTTTAATATTTTTAACATTTTTAAAAATAAGAGTATGTTCTTTTAAACTGTTTAAAGGGTCTGTTAATATTAAAATTAAATCGTATACAAATCGTGATTTTAACTGCCTTTTTTCAATAGAAAAGCTTTTTATTTTGTAATCGTGAAAATGTCTTTTTGAAAATTCTTTTAAAAATCGTTTTGGCAATTTATAAGATATTGCTTCAAGCTCAGAAATAACTTGATCTATTCTTTCGTTCCATTCTTTTTCTTATTGCTTGCCGTCGGGTAGGCAAACTTTTTGAGCTAAATCATCTGTTAAATATTTCATTTTTAACCCCCTTTATTAAGGAAAAACAGGTATTGCATAAGGATAGAAGACACAGAACCGTCCCCTGTGTTATGTTATGTTTTCTCAACGACCGTCAATAGTTATTCCCGGAGTCCATTTTCCATCTCCGATATACACACAGTCCTCTTTCCAATCTTCTGCTTTAATAATATAGACAGAAAGAACTCCTTCGTTATTATTGTCATAATCGTCTATTACACATTCTTTGATAGCCATATAGTATTTCATTTCGGCTGTTGTAATACAAAAGGAAGACTGTATTTCTTTTTTCTTTTTTCCTTTATTTTTTTCATAATTGGCATTCACTCCTGTATCAGATGCAGAAGAAATTGAGGTTATATCACCATGAATAGAATCAATCAGTCTTACTGCATCCTGCGATAGAGTCTTTTCATTCTGAATGGCTTTGGCGAACATCATCACAATTTTCGAATCAT contains:
- a CDS encoding DUF5104 domain-containing protein is translated as MKKALFLILLLVLLFVFASCSEKGINMFFKIYDNEKVADTTFYEIIDAIEQRNDSKIVMMFAKAIQNEKTLSQDAVRLIDSIHGDITSISSASDTGVNANYEKNKGKKKKEIQSSFCITTAEMKYYMAIKECVIDDYDNNNEGVLSVYIIKAEDWKEDCVYIGDGKWTPGITIDGR